The genomic region taatcatagcATTTTTTAAATGTCAATTGTTTTAGTTAGATGGTTGAGTGTTACTATTTTATTCCTTAAGTCTCAAGTTCAATTCATATCTCTAAcacatttatttttgtttcatgttatttcaaattttttgttaatattttaattaaaaatatgttactttcaagttattttatttttaatttatatatttaattaataattcttttatttatataaataaaataataaatatggaattgtacaataaaaatatatctatctttcattatgttaaaatatttttaattaataattattttattgatataaacaaaataataaatatggagTTATATAAtgagaatatatattatatatattatgctaaaatattttattttttgaaaatactaactaatttttgatatatttttctttatttatatgtgaatatttattttctctacCAACATGATAGATTTGATGATTTctattattataaaatcaaataattatatcaaatattattattattatttttaaatataaaatattttaaatatcatcatttttatatgtaaaatttagttgatgtacccaaaattattttgtatgtaACAAATGTGCCACGTCTACAAAATCAatctatttctttaaataattaaaatttcgaCTTATATCCCTAATTTTTTTGGAATCAGTatattcttctaattttctcaaaattatttattgtattgtttataaattttataaaaataaataatttaatatattttaatttaatcgtTATCGGTTTATTGACTGGGAGATCTAGCTTATAGAAACAGAGCAGAtggataaataattgaaaagaaaaaggtgcAATATTGTTGTGAAAATCTCTAATGTACACTAATGTACGCATTCGGAGGAAGGAGCGACGGAAGAggcagagagagagagagagcggGGAAAATAACAGTTGAGAATAGGCTGCACTTGAAAAGGGAGGGGTAAGGGaagaaaaatggaatttttattctcaataattggtttaatttcgaaaaaaaaaaacaatcaaatggATTTAGGCGAGCTGTGGGCGATCTTCAGTCCCGGTGTCGCGGGCGCCGTATTCGGTGCCGGCTGGTGGTTTTGGGTCGACGCCGTCGTTTGTAGCTccgttaatatctctttcgtcCACTATTTACCTGGTACACCTAATGGCTTTCCTccttcttttaatatattttttattcgtGTTAATTATTTGCTTTTTTGATGTTTACATGgccgaattttattttaaggaataTTTGCGTCTATCGCGGCTTTGATGTTTAATTGTGTTAGAAAAGACGATATTGATTACTCTCCGTATGATGAAGGCGAGTGGAGGTTTGCTGATTCTTatcttcttcaatttctcactGTTTTTTCagttcattttctttcttttttttatggaatttgCGTTTCATCCTctattggattttgattttgctTACTTTAACTGTTTTTTGCTAAAATCGTTATCATTTTTCCCATGATTGGAGAGATACCTAATTACTTAGGGTTTACCTGTTCCTCGGTGATGGTGTTGTGAGTTGTGATATTTTCGAGGTGAAGTTGAGATGGTTCTGTACATTTTAGCtgattgaaaaatatttcttgtCTTGAAGTTCTTACCTTGTCTACAGAATCAAGGCTTATGATGTAGCGGTCACTTTGAAATCCAAACTTGATAAGCACTAGAATTTCGTCAACAGTCTTGCATCTCaattaatttattcctttttgtatcaacaaatttaacattaatgCAAATGATATTTAATTGTGTATGATGGTGACTATTTGCACAGACATAGGTCCAGAAGTTCCGTTCAAAATTAGTGTTATTGCATGTAAAGTGCCTACGTTTTAGGTTCAAGTTTAGACAGCATGGATGCATAATTTTCAAGTGATCCTTCTAACTTAAGGATCTTAATCTTCTTGTAGAATTAATGAATATGGAAGTATtcattacgatcattttataTAGTGTACTCATGGTGAACTCCCTCTTGCTCACTCATTCAACGGTGGCTGAAGCAGTGCATGATAGTGCTGCGAACTTGGAAATTCTTTTAGCTGCCTATATGGCATTGAGGAACTGAGTTCTTGAAACCTAAGAAAAATTAGAGGATGTATATAACGTATTTATTACCCACCTTTTCTGCATGTGTGTTATCACTAAAGTCAATCTTGAGGCATAGTTGACAATTGACATGGATAAGTGTTCGTGATgatgattcatttgcaaatcACGTGTCTTGTAAACTAACATGCAGTTTACAAACAGAAATTCTTCTGCAACTCAAAAATTATCATATGGCAGTGCTGAATTACAAGTTTTTTTCCTTGTAATTAGAAGTGTTggattcttttttattattatactgtTAGCAGGATTGAAATATAAgaaaacatgttatttttattctatatccACAATTTAGTATCTTTAAGCCTAAATATAGAGCTAGAATAAAACTTTGTTTGCGAGAAAGTCTAGTATACATAagctgtaaaatattttacagtcATAACTTCCTGATTATTACCTCTGAAATTAATAAAGGAACCTAGAGGTTTTCCATAACCCTGAGTTTTCTAGAGTTCCAACTTCATTCTACACATTTTTCAGTCAAAATTCTACCTATTTGCTGCTGCTTTTTCACCCAAAACCACATCAATTTGCTTACAGAGATGATATAGGATTTGAATAGTGTTGTTGTTTTCCTGAAACATGCCTTGATATAGGTGAGAGTTAAGACAATTTGTTGAACATACTGgtctttcattttagtttttcttccACAGGAGCATAACTGGTCCTAACACATAAGTTGTCATGTCCGTTTATGGTTGCTTGAGTAAAAACTTTGGGCTATGGTGGAAAAGGAATGACTAAGACTTATCCCTGATTGTATAACCTTGGCACTTGATGGAGCCCGAAAAGTAAATGTGCTAGTGTTGTATGACTTACGGCTTAAACTATTAATTTGTGCTGTGTTGCATTGCAGTTTTAGGACCGagctttttgaaaattttttttttcttttaatctatttttccaACTTATCCTTCAACCACTCAAGCTATTCCTTTACCTGAGCTAGTTTATGCTGTACGAGTCACTGCTGAATTTGATTATGAGACACAAGAAATGCTCTTAAGCCATTTGAAACTTCCTCTTATTTCATGTAGGTTACATGAAAGCTTAACAACCATCTTGCTTAATcacttcaaaaatttcattgtaatgtaaagaaatttgcaaATATTGATAATATCATCTGAGCATGGTATGGTATGCGCTTATCAACATGCAGTAAGCATGGTGTGTGTAGCTCACCCTTGTGTAACTAAGCTGATCCGTGCATGTGCTCCAGCTGCATGACAATTTCAGAATCAGGCATTGGAGTTTGGAATTTGGGAAAAGGTTTTGACTTTGTATGTATTAAAGCTGTAGGGAATTAGTAATGGGGTCTACTTTTGATTTCCTCTTGTCTTGTCTTGCTTGTGCGTTGTATCTGATATAACTTGCTGATAATTTCGACAATTGGTGATATTTAAGATTGTTTAAGTGGGAAACTTTAAGTGTTTGGAATTTGAATCAGCTGACCATCCTTGTATCTGTTTGTTGTGTGGTTTATCTCTACCTTTTCTTAGAAGAGTTACAATACCCTTTTGGTTGCTTGTTCTGGCTAATGGATGCTAATCCTTCATCGAAACAGGTTGAAGCTCTGGCTTTTCCTTGCTTATG from Gossypium raimondii isolate GPD5lz chromosome 1, ASM2569854v1, whole genome shotgun sequence harbors:
- the LOC105786146 gene encoding uncharacterized protein LOC105786146; the protein is MEFLFSIIGLISKKKNNQMDLGELWAIFSPGVAGAVFGAGWWFWVDAVVCSSVNISFVHYLPGIFASIAALMFNCVRKDDIDYSPYDEGEWRLKLWLFLAYVVSFVSLAASVGLLMQDSLVTSGPSLWTGTAGVLQCVFVLISGLIYWTSHSE